The following coding sequences lie in one Arachis ipaensis cultivar K30076 chromosome B05, Araip1.1, whole genome shotgun sequence genomic window:
- the LOC107641681 gene encoding serine/threonine receptor-like kinase NFP: MAFFLPSLSSSIFLVFMFSITSIPTQSQQVNGTDFSCPVDSPSSCGTYVTYIAKSPNFLSLSNISDIFDTSPLSIARASNIKNEGDKLVPGQVLLIPVTCGCTQNQSFANITYELRQGDMYDFVSKTTYENLTNWRAVNDSNPDLNPVLLPVGVKVLFPLFCRCPSKKQLQKGIEYMITYVWQNNDNVSSVAAKFGASAVDILSENNYGGNFTAATYLPVLIPVTKLPVLTQPEPSHGRKRSIQIPVIISISLGFTLVVAVIVISMVYAYLYQRKRTLNRRDSSAGTADKLLSGVSGYVSKPTVYEANEVIKATMNLSEQCKLGGTVYKAKIEGQVLAVKKVNQVVSEELNILQKVNHGNLVKLMGVSSDSDGNHFLVYEYADNGSLDGWLFSKLSLKASLTWYQRINIALDVAMGLQYLHEHTYPRIVHRDITTSNILLDSNFKAKIGNFSMVRTTTNPMISKIDVFAFGVVLIELLTGRKAMTTKADGEVVMLWKDIRKMFEVEDEKEKEECLRRWMDPKLECLYPVDYALSLATLAANCTADVSLSRPTMAEVVLGLSLLTQPSQAALERSLTSSALEAEVTHVATPIAAR; the protein is encoded by the coding sequence ATGGCTTTCTTTCTACCCTCTCTCTCAAGTAGTATTTTTCTTGTATTCATGTTCTCCATCACCAGCATCCCAACTCAATCACAACAGGTTAATGGAACAGACTTTTCATGCCCAGTGGATTCACCTTCTTCCTGTGGAACATATGTGACATACATCGCTAAATCTCCAAACTTCTTGAGCCTTTCTAACATATCTGACATATTTGACACCAGCCCTTTATCCATTGCAAGAGCAAGTAACATAAAGAATGAGGGTGACAAGCTGGTTCCAGGCCAAGTCTTACTGATACCTGTCACTTGTGGTTGCACTCAAAACCAATCTTTCGCCAATATCACCTATGAGCTAAGGCAGGGTGATATGTACGACTTTGTCTCAAAAACAACATATGAGAATCTCACAAATTGGCGTGCTGTCAACGATTCAAACCCAGATTTGAATCCAGTTCTGCTGCCAGTAGGTGTGAAAGTATTGTTCCCTTTATTCTGCAGGTGCCCTTCTAAGAAGCAGTTACAAAAAGGGATAGAATATATGATCACCTATGTGTGGCAGAACAATGACAATGTTTCCTCTGTAGCAGCCAAGTTTGGTGCATCGGCAGTGGACATATTGTCCGAAAACAACTATGGTGGAAACTTCACAGCTGCAACCTATCTTCCGGTTTTGATTCCTGTGACGAAGTTGCCGGTTCTTACTCAACCCGAGCCTTCACATGGAAGAAAGAGAAGCATTCAAATCCCTGTTATAATCAGTATTAGCCTGGGGTTCACCCTTGTTGTTGCTGTTATAGTAATATCAATGGTTTATGCTTATCTTTATCAGAGAAAGAGGACTTTGAATAGGAGAGACTCATCTGCTGGGACAGCAGATAAGCTACTCTCTGGAGTCTCAGGCTACGTGAGTAAGCCAACCGTGTATGAAGCCAATGAGGTTATCAAAGCCACCATGAATCTCAGCGAACAGTGCAAGCTTGGGGGCACAGTTTACAAGGCCAAAATAGAAGGGCAGGTCTTGGCAGTGAAAAAAGTGAATCAAGTAGTTTCTGAGGAGCTGAATATTCTGCAGAAGGTGAATCATGGAAACCTGGTGAAACTGATGGGTGTATCTTCAGACAGTGATGGAAACCATTTCCTGGTTTATGAGTATGCTGATAACGGGTCCCTTGATGGGTGGCTCTTCTCCAAGTTGTCTTTGAAGGCCTCGCTTACATGGTATCAGAGGATTAACATAGCATTGGATGTTGCCATGGGTCTGCAATACTTGCATGAGCACACTTATCCAAGAATAGTCCATAGGGACATCACAACAAGTAACATCCTTCTTGACTCCAACTTCAAGGCCAAGATAGGGAACTTCTCCATGGTCAGAACTACTACAAATCCCATGATTTCCAAGATCGATGTCTTTGCTTTCGGGGTTGTTCTGATTGAGTTGCTTACAGGCAGGAAAGCCATGACAACAAAGGCAGATGGTGAGGTAGTAATGCTGTGGAAGGATATTAGGAAGATGTTTGAAGTGGAAGATGAAAAGGAAAAGGAGGAATGTCTGAGAAGATGGATGGATCCTAAGCTAGAGTGCCTTTACCCTGTGGATTATGCTCTCAGCTTGGCCACGTTGGCCGCGAATTGCACGGCCGATGTATCATTGTCTAGACCAACCATGGCAGAAGTTGTTCTTGGCCTCTCCCTTCTCACTCAACCATCTCAAGCTGCACTAGAGAGATCATTGACTTCTTCTGCGTTGGAAGCAGAGGTTACTCATGTGGCTACTCCCATAGCAGCACGTTAA